One window of the Misgurnus anguillicaudatus chromosome 8, ASM2758022v2, whole genome shotgun sequence genome contains the following:
- the LOC129451223 gene encoding uncharacterized protein — protein sequence MDGRTTENRKINARIDVMEVKEEPRDLNEVEERLQKPHDIITEEQSSDCLQISTEKRQTKHSVSSCQHGHHSDDVSNNNKERCHTCHQCGESFIHKDDLESHASIHTGENPYKCPQCEKSFAHRGLLRNHIKIHTGEKYFICPQCGKRFISSGNLYRHLRSHTGEKPYTCSQCGKSFTEKTYLERHLPVHTGQWPLTCLQCGKGFTKAGNLRIHQRSHSEDKPFNCNQCGKAFKQKGNLQTHIKTHTGEKPYKCPQCEKSFSRKGHLKDHITIHTGYRPFTCPQCGKGFREKRYLERHLPVHTGEWPLTCLQCGKGFTKAGSFKIHQQSHSGEILFNCDQCGKAFKQKCSYKTHLKTHTGEKPYKCLQCEKSFRRKGHLKDHITIHTGYRPFTCPQCGKGFTKKRLLNDHIKHHLNIQSV from the exons ATGGATGGACGGACAACAGAGAACAGGAAAATAAATGCACGCATAG atgtGATGGAAGTAAAAGAGGAACCTCGGGACCTAAATGAAGTAGAGGAGAGACTACAGAAACCTCATGATATCATCACTGAAGAACAATCTTCTGATTGCTTACAAATATCAACTGAGAAGAGACAAACCAAACATTCTGTCAGTTCCTGTCAACATGGACACCACAGTGATGACGTGAGCAATAACAATAAAGAGAGATGTCACACGTGCCACCAGTGTGGAGAAAGTTTTATACATAAAGACGACCTTGAGTCTCATGCAAGtattcacaccggagagaatcCGTACAAATGTCCTCAATGTGAAAAGAGTTTTGCACATAGAGGACTTCTTAGGAATCACATaaaaattcacactggagaaaagtaTTTTATCTGccctcagtgtggaaagagatTTATAAGTTCAGGTAATCTTTATAGACATTTGAGaagtcacactggagagaagCCGTACACCTGctctcagtgtggaaagagttttacagAGAAAACATACCTTGAGCGTCACTTACCAGTGCACACCGGCCAATGGCCTCTTACTTGCCTTCAATGTGGAAAGGGTTTCACAAAAGCAGGAAATCTTAGAATTCACCAGCGATCTCATTCTGAAGATAAACCATTCAACTGTAATCAGTGTGGAAAGGCTTTCAAACAAAAAGGAAACCTTCAGACTCATATAAAAACTCACACCGGAGAGAAGCCGTACAAATGTcctcagtgtgaaaagagtttcagcCGGAAAGGACACCTTAAGGATCACATAACAATTCACACTGGTTACAGACCTTTCACGTGTCCTCAGTGTGGAAAGGGTTTTAGAGAGAAAAGATACCTTGAGCGTCACTTACCAGTGCACACTGGCGAGTGGCCTCTCACTTGCCTTCAATGTGGAAAGGGTTTTACAAAAGCAGGAAGTTTCAAAATTCACCAGCAATCTCATTCTGGAGAAATATTGTTCAActgtgatcagtgtggaaaggctttcaaacaaaaatgcaGCTATAAAACTCATCTAAAAACTCACACCGGAGAAAAGCCTTACAAatgtcttcagtgtgaaaagagtttcagaCGGAAAGGACACCTTAAGGATCACATAACAATTCACACTGGTTACAGACCTTTCACGTGTCCTCAGTGTGGAAAGGGCTTCACAAAAAAAAGACTCCTGAATGATCACATAAAACaccatttaaatatacaaagtgtatga
- the sowahcb gene encoding sosondowah ankyrin repeat domain family Cb, producing MGNSSTTTHRKSKQSLKKSQIRGSDKGPRPDIYVTVSDASSSQKTTSREVKSPGASEGSIRNQTDKYPSDSRSNTPKNNRENTVDVLMTSSPQIRRSLAQRNSINLSGRCKDIDSRADDETSAVTLEPLEHEWMMCASDGQWESLYRLLVSDPTLINRKDFVTGFTCLHWAAKVGKHELIVMLVNFAKEHKVAINVNARSSAGYTPLHLAAMHNHIEVVKLLVGAFDADVEARDFNGKKACQYLKSDLAQNILDIVGACGVDSDAENANTEDASRWRLSRIIQANFRPLKPPNHSEEDARESGALTKQKPLRRKSSFTKMKPSLHRIRTRTQIVHSTSIVDRFDKEEISNPLRPKSNLFG from the coding sequence ATGGGCAATTCAAGCACAACAACTCATCGAAAATCAAAGCAGAGTCTGAAAAAAAGTCAGATACGTGGATCAGATAAAGGTCCAAGACCCGATATTTACGTAACAGTGTCAGATGCATCAAGTTCGCAGAAAACAACAAGTCGTGAAGTGAAGAGTCCCGGGGCATCTGAAGGATCAATTCGTAATCAGACAGATAAATATCCATCGGACTCCAGAAGCAACACTCCAAAGAACAACCGCGAGAACACTGTCGATGTTTTGATGACAAGCTCACCACAGATTCGTCGCAGCTTAGCGCAAAGAAATTCTATCAATCTTTCTGGCAGATGTAAAGACATCGACTCTCGTGCTGATGACGAGACATCGGCCGTGACGCTGGAGCCGCTGGAACACGAGTGGATGATGTGCGCATCTGACGGACAGTGGGAGAGTCTCTACCGGCTGCTCGTCAGCGATCCCACACTCATAAACAGAAAAGATTTCGTTACTGGTTTCACCTGTCTGCACTGGGCTGCAAAGGTCGGGAAACATGAACTCATTGTAATGCTTGTCAACTTTGCCAAAGAACATAAAGTGGCCATAAACGTTAATGCGCGTTCCAGCGCAGGTTACACGCCTCTGCATTTGGCGGCGATGCACAATCATATCGAGGTGGTGAAATTATTAGTCGGAGCGTTTGACGCCGATGTAGAGGCTCGAGATTTCAATGGGAAAAAAGCGTGTCAGTACCTGAAAAGCGACCTTGCGCAAAACATTCTCGACATTGTGGGTGCGTGTGGTGTTGACAGTGACGCAGAAAACGCGAACACTGAAGACGCGAGTCGCTGGAGACTGTCAAGAATTATTCAGGCCAATTTCAGACCACTTAAACCACCAAACCACAGCGAAGAGGACGCGCGTGAAAGTGGCGCGTTGACTAAGCAAAAACCTCTCCGCAGGAAATCTTCCTTTACTAAAATGAAACCGAGTCTTCACAGAATCCGGACGCGGACGCAGATAGTTCACAGCACTTCTATCGTGGATAGATTTGACAAAGAAGAGATTTCGAATCCATTAAGACCCAAATCAAATCTCTTTGGTTGA